AAGACAGTCATGAAGTACTTGTTTGCCACATCACACAAAATTAATTTGGTTGACAGGAATAAATTATTGTCAGGGAGCTTTTAAGTGCCTTTTTAGAAGTCACTATATTAAAGCAAGAGCCGTATGTTTCCTACGGTTAAATAACAAAAGGGTAGGGAGGAATACAATCGGGGGGCATTAAAGAGTTATCCTTGGGGTAACATTTAAAAATCAGCTATGCATGCAACTGCTGTAAAATACATCACGTTTTTTTGATGTGCAAGAGCATCAAAGTGCTTCCATACAAGTTACCATAACTGaaagtttcacagattttgaccacgataaattaataaataaaatcacACTCACAACACAAAACATTTAGATATACCAATTACAGAACATAAATAATTTAGGTCATTATAGTGCAATTGACTTATGCATAAATAACTGATTACCAATAAGTATTTTTTTCTCAATATACCTGCATCAATAAATTTAATTAAAAccagaaatgaaaaaaaggctGTCACCGGTATTTGAGGACTATTTCCACAGCGGAAAAAGCAAGACAGAGGTTGTGTCGGTAAACTATTACTCGTTTCTCCGAGAAGCAACACAGTGACACTCATGCAATCTAGAGTAGTCCACTGCTGATAGCTCCCATAAAAGTTGCACTACACGGCTGAGTAGTGATTGTAAAGACAGGCACTGTGTTTTGTTATGAAAAATTGAGAGAACATTCAGTTGTTTATAGATTAAAATGCTATAGAATCTGAGGAGTTCAGAATATCTtttccagagagaaagagacagcaacatgaaaacatacaaaattcacaaTACTACgacaaacacataaacaagaGCGTCAAGCAAAAACTCTTAACGCACATCAGACTAATCTCATCCTTCATTTCAATTCAACTGCGTTGCATCAATATTCAGTCGTTTCAGGTCCATGCGATACTTGATTTCAGTGGCATTTACAGTGAATGGTTCACAGCTAATATAAAAAAGTCTTAACTTTCCATGACAACATGTGTTAGTGCCGCTGGCACCTAAGCTCATTTCCTGCGATCATAATCTTTCATTACAAACTTCTATtagaacagagagagcgagagagcgagagagagagagcaagagagcgagagactgcATTAGCACAAAAGGAACGACATACAGACTTCTCCTGAAAAGAGTCTAAAGCAGCGTGTTTATGTGTGATGGAACCCTGAACTGTTATTTTGGTTACAGCAGATAGATAATGCAATGGTGCCCGTTTATGCAGAGAAAAAGCACTGTTATGAATAAAGATACATTTTACATAGACATATAAATTCAAGCAGCTGAGTGGTAGTTCAGTGAGGTTTTCGGTAGAAGagtgcagaaaaaaaaatcaatatgctttataatgtctttttaaaaaacagGTCACATTCAGAAGACCTTACCATTCCCAAgctctgtcctttttctttttaaaaagatCTGTGCACATTTCAAACATGCTGTATAACGCATTCCAACCTTTGTTAGTGGAATttgtacaaaatgaaatgtaatgagacAAGTAAGGGCTTGACTAATATTAGAAGACACCTGGTACTGTTTTCCTTCAAGTAAACCTGTACAACTGAGATAAGGGGCATCTTCTATATTTTAAAAAGCAGAAATATTTCAGTTATTTCTGTTTACAGTAACCTAACTAATAAGCTAGAAAAAGAACAGTTGGACAAATGGCATTAAATGCTACTTTCTGTCCGTATTCATGTTTTGAATTAAAACTACCTTTAGGTCCATGATAATCATCAACATACACTGTGAGTCTTCAGTAGAAGTTCTTACAGGTTACCCAGAGTAAGCTGCACATGACAATCATCAATACTTCAGGCTACTTAAATTAAGGAGGATCTTAAATAAGTTATGAAGGGTCCCATTATGGCCAGTTAGAATGCAAAATCTACAACTGAAGGAACATTAGTTTTAACAGTGGTTATAAccaaccatgagagagagagagagagagagagagagagagagagagaatcaggtaGAAATGGAAATAGATaaagagatgcagagacagatgcagagacagagagagagagagagagagagagagagagagagagagaaagagagagacagagagagacagagagaaacagagagaaagagatacagaaaaaGAATCCACAGTGAAAACCCTGAATATACTTTGTTTTTAAAAGCAAGTGTTGTGacttttgtttttcatttaagCTTTTAAGCTGTAGAGGTTTGAAAATTTCAAGTTTTACAGTATGACTTGAGGAACTGTGTTGTTTTCAGAAGTGTCTGGAGGTGGGCGTCATCCCTGAATTTGCTGCACCCATCTGACCTTGCTCCAAAGACCTGAGCTTCTTTTTGGGCGGGGTTTTAAGAGTCCCGGTCCGCTCCTTCACCTTGTACTCCAGGGTGCTGTGAGGTACTCCGTAGACTCCTTGTGCTTTCGACACGCTCATCTTTCCAGACATCACCATGGTGATGGCCTCTTCCAAGATGTCATGGTCATACTGCCGGTAGCGGCCTCGCTTCTTCCGCGGCTGCTTGTCCCGTCGATCGGCCGCGTCCTCAGCATCCTCCATGCTACCTACACCCTTGGTGTTGCGGTTACCCTGGAGACAGAGGACAGGGGGTAGGTCGGCCTGCAACAGGCAGGAATCCAGCCCAGACTGGAGCAGGGCTGGTGGGTACTCCAGCTGCGCCTGCTTTGGCAGGATGGTCTTGAGCTTGTGATACATGGCAGAACTGTCGGCGGTGGCTGATGCTTTAGAGGTCTGGTACACGGCATCTGCCATATCCACCTGGGGCTTGGGCTGTGCTCCGTGGCGCACCTGAGGGATTTTGATTTGCAAGGCTGCAGGGCTGTGTGGAGGTGTAGGAGTGTCTGAGACAAACAAGCTCTCGTTTTTGTCTCGCAGCTGACTGACCATTTTCTGCAGAGTAAGCTGATGTAGGTAGGAGGTAGCCGCTGGCAGGCGGAACTCTGCATTCTCTACTGATATTTTGCCCAGATCGTTGCGGGTGGACTGGGCACGTGCCCATGCCGCGACTCGCTGAAGCACAAGGCGAGCTTCACGGCTCTGCCACATGGCCCCATCTAGGCTACTGTCCTGGCCCAAGCTGCGAAACACTCCCGTCCCTTCGTATGCTAAGGCCTCCAGCTGAAGAAGCAAGGTTCTCTGAGGTATCCCGTAAAGTATGGCTGCTTTTTGAATGTCCAGTGATCCTGACTGAACGTCTTTCAAAGCCTTTGAAAGCAGACCCTCTGAAAACTCAGAGCTGCGTTCCAAAtagtcctccctctccttctgcaGTCTCCTAAGGAGGGGGAGAAGGTGGATGGAAGGAAACGAAGGGGGAGTATGATGAGCGGACGATTGACAAGACTCGCACTCAGGGTCCACTCCTTTATGCCttgcccatttttgggggtaacATCACTGCTTCCCACTGGTCTGCTCTGAGTTGTGGGGCTTAACTTATTTTGGTTTGGATCgtatttttaaattaaaaggaTGCAAACGATACTTCCTGGAAGGACAGTTTCTTGTGAATTGTGTGACGAAACACAAAACTTCTACAATACGGTCGCACTTCCAGTATCTTTGCAACAGGTGCAGCAGTGTGAAAAGCTGCGCAGTATGACTCCTATCTCTGTCAAGGTTATTTTATTTGGAATTGTGGCGAGTGCGCACATACATCAGTATGAcaacaacaaaattaataactGAAAACAAATTCAGTGAACGGTACAAATTCATTTGTGCTGTACTGCTAACAAATGTGACGTTACCTCCGAACAAGCAATAAAAGAGTAAACCCTTTGCAGTGCAACAGGAGAATTAAATAAAAAAAGTATTGTTTAACTCATCTTATCTTTTATGTTTTATAGGTCAGTTCCAAATATACATTTTGTAATTATCCCCAGCCCTGAAGCAGAATAGCTGAAGTATTTGTTGCATATTTCCACACAAGTAAATGTAATATAAAAGAAAATTTCAAAGCCAAAACAACTCAAAGGAGATATAACATATCGCATGTCAAATTCCAGTAAGTCCACTATCTAAATCAAAAATACAAGTGTTGTTATACTGGGCTGACCTTGCACACAGAGAAGTGTGATTAACATTTACATATAATTGTGCATTCACGGGCTCTTggaagtagatattatccagtTGTATTCAGgagctttttgttgttgtttacaaattaaaaatGGCTGGACAGATTCAGACTTAAGCCTGCTTTTAGATAAAACTATTATAGACTTGTGacgtgttgttcatcagctactgCAGGAAAAAGAATGATCCAAAGTCAAAAGATAAAAATGCCATGACAGTCTTAATGTGCCAGTTTTTGAGTATTTAAACTTAGCACTTGCCAGGGTGAGAATTGCTTGCCACCATCTTGAAAATGTAATGTTCTGTACATCATCATCTCATcatccagtggaaaataccaggGGAGGGCACGTTCATGTGTTCTTCCCTTATTAGCCTTTGGTATTTAATACCATAATTCCGAGAGCATATGGATGCACAATAAGAACAGGGTAGTAGGACAACAGCAATAAACAACTCACCCTGAGGTTTTTGGAGAGGATGCATTTGATGAGCCACCCATTTTCTTTCTTGAAAGGTCAAGCACACCATCTGCTGGGGAAGAAGATACAAAATTTTACTTTAAGTATGTTATCCACAAATATTGTCTCAACTAGGCGATGGGTCTGGAATTGTAGGTCCtctagaaaacgagtttcgttctcactctcgagtggcaacttgattttacaaatataacctcctgacagtatgtaaagcaatattctagCTGTTGCCACCCTAAAAATGTGCTCTTTGATATTAAAAacatgacgaaaataaaaaatactCTGGAATTGACGTCACACAATGCACAGTCTCCGCctatcaaagttgaaaagggaatatttatgaGCATACAGTGagtcaaataagtatttgatcccttgctaattttgttggtttgcctactaacaaagacatgatcagtcaataaatgttatgataatatgtattctaatatggagagacagaatatcaaaaagaaaatccagaaattaacttaagagaatatatattaatttatttccatttcatcaagcaaaataagtatttgatcccctgccaactgataacagttccgggcccacagaccagatgggcacttccgatcaacttgtcatctgaattaaagacacctgtacatactaacatgcatagacgacacattgaatcagcagaatcagtccatagtatgagtgaatcagtcacactcctaactcaccagcatgggaaagaccaaagagcggtcaaatgatatcagggacaagattttagacccgAACAAAgactaaatgggctgcaaagccacaagaaagagactgggtatgaatgacttattaatgacccaactgttgatgcatttcttccataatgtgaggaatacaaaatgacaatccatcagcctgtctggggttctatacaggaTTTGACCTTTTTTAGGGATttcataatcatgagaacagaaagaaaacaccctagacctgtacgggatgaactaggcaattatatcaaagctactgggaccaaaatcactgagaaaactactggtagcacttaatgccacagaggtttaaaatcctgtagtgcacacgcgGCACCTCTACATcaaaaggaacctgtgcagtcccacctgaggtttaccaacggacatcagactggtttaggatatgataaggaggtgctgtagtcagatgaaaccaaaatcaatctgtttggcattaacacaattcaatgtgttttgagaaagagaactgctgtctatgatcccaagaacaccctcctcaccatcatgcatgaaagtggtatcattatggtttgagggtgtttgtctggccaaggcacaggacaacttcacatcgtcaacgaatggatggagggagacatgtaatgtgcaatcctgagtgcaaacgtccttccctccaccactacactgaagggtgggccatttttggatctcccaacatgacaataatacacaacatacagtcaaagcaacgaaggagtggctcaataagaagcatattaaagtcatgaagtggcctagacagtctccaaatattaaccctatagtaattctatggagggaactgaacctcccatttgccaagctacagccacaaactattaatattttagagataatctgcaaagaaaaatgggaaaaaatattttctactatatgcacaaacattgtcatcaactaaaagaagcatctgacctcagtgctagacaagtagggctttgccacaaagcattttatcttctttagctagaggggtcaaatacttattggcctaaattaaatacaaataaattaaaatatattagtttaagttattttctggaatttctttttgatattctgtctccccatgtttgaatacacattatcattaatttatagactgatcatgtctttattagtgggaaaaccggcaaaatcagcaagggatcaaatacatattggactcactgtatcatGCTTTTTTCAttggcagataattcacctaatcattgaaacaacgtaggcatttcttTCCTGGTTATTTTGtcgttactggaaaaaataacacagcttgcatttctttgaCACTTTGTTTTGGGCTTTGATATAGGACCAGTTTCTTAGCCTACTTCTCTTGATGGAAAGGGCATTTAATAACCATTTTAAATCATGGTAACCAAGGCTTCTGTGAGCCAACATAGTTACCAACTATctgtccagaaatgcacccctgaattgtCTGTAATAAAATACAGTGGTCCTTACAGATTGTTCTATGTTTATGTTCAAAATAGATCACTTGTCCTTTAAATAAGTGCACCAACTTTAAGGGCAGCTTTCCTAATGTGCTGGAAAGCTAGAATGCTTCCAACATGCTTACTATCTCAAGCAACAAAAACACATTGTGCAATCATAGGCCGACTCAGTACTTTCTTTTGACTACCTGTTAATGAACTTTCATGGAAACAAGGCATGAGTATataacagtccctccaggattttgcactgggaatttgtgatttttgcggtcaaaatgtctgattttgtggcggcattttctcattttttgctaagattttgcggcattttctcattttttgcaaagattttgcacccctttctgggtttttttggtaactgaaaaccacaatcagtctaagcaggcttaagacaaaagagagagagagattcagaaacacttcctatataggcctaggctaatagaataataaaatattgtcaaaaacttataagccagtgcgtccaatgtgtacaaaaaaaatcatggccgcgacactcataaatctctctcgatattttagaacgacttcgggggaaaacgggactgcgcgttatgaaaaaatacttgtgggtataatgaagagcgtcgcggggtacagtagccaggctgttggaagacgcgtctctctctctctctctctctctctctctctctctcgtgctcgtattgcaagccgTTACATATTATttccttgatgcaaagttgtgatggcatacacgctctcgttgacatggttgtgtgcatggttgcatggattcgcaagactttattgcaataacacagtgaaagcgtggaagggccgttcacttcctatctcggtgtccttgactgaaacaagttgcaaaactccaaacttccgaatcctttgcgatcggcactgcagtgattgttatcagaaggcttgtgtctacgcacagacatagactcttaaattacaaacattagcgaacattgaaaaaagatcagacaaagaccgtcgggtagcatcctcatgaaagcgacaggggagaatGGAGAAGTTGtgcaaaaatgtaacgtaagatgtttgctactgtgcgacagcaccgtcactatttcatgactgcatacacttcttcgtcatggataaatgggcaacaatactttttccagccaggattgcactgtaaagtaggctactgctgttaaaaaaaaggtcacgggtcagcaccgacgcctgcgtgtatgtgtgagggaggggaggagagacgcggagcagctgagatgagggtcgcgagttccgaaatagcaggcaattctttttcaatgtttcagtgacatattaacaaaaatgcttcctattggttttcgtctccggtggtattgtagtcacatttttatttttttgacgaaaatataaatcaataaactccacagaatgttgaaattttgcgggaaaaatgcggctttacaggaattacgtggcatcgcgaaattatgcggaatatcattgaatttgcatgaatccacgcgatcgctgaatcgcgaaaaactggagggactgatataaGGCCGAACACAAAGAGGGACCATATAAACAATTGCCTGCAGAAGTAAGACACCACTAGTTACACTTTGGCACCTTCACAATTTAGTTCTACGGAGAAGTAAAAGACatgggaaaaaaaggttttggggGTACAGAACTTTTTCTGCTTCATAATTTGCATTATGTACTGTAAGCTATGTAGTCTTTCGTATCTATCTTTCAGACTAGAAATGTTGGTAATATCACATGaaattattgcatacaaataTTTAAGATTGAACTGAAACCGTTAAAACTCGAATTAGTATGGTCTACatacaagaaacaaaaaagaTGCGTCACTTGAAATGAACAGGCAACAGGGAGGCCCCCTCAAAACAGTGCATATAtctgagaaccccccccccccctgcacctCACCACATCATTTAGCTTCGTATATATTATGTTACTCACATATTCAGGTATTTCGCATTCCAAAAATTGCAACTTCATTACCCTCACActcacttcctcatgctgtcATTTTAACGAGTGCATTAGCATCTGACAGAGGCATCAAATAACATGTCACATAGCTCAAGGTGATTTTGaaagtacagtatattgtatgaACAAACAGTTCAAACATACGGTCATCATGGAATTTATGAAATTACATTAcgtttagcagacacttttgccCAAACAAGAGGGCATGGCTACAATATTTTTAAAAGAAGCAGCCGGCTAGGTTAAGAGAGACAAAGTTTGATAATGTAATCGTTTTAGCACTTGATTATGCATAAATGATTACCATATGCGTCTTATCTGACACAGTTCACTTCGAGCTTCATATTACAACGTTGGAAAGATTTAAAGTGGGATTGCCAGTTTACttcaaattgggcagaatttaatGTCTCCGGGCAGTTCAGAGCATTTACAGCATCGGAAATTATCATCCAAGTCTAGCAACCAATTGACTCAAATGTGAAATGGGACAGTGCTTCACGCATGAGTTTGACTTTAACACCCCACAAACCAGGCTTCTAAAGTGTGTAGATCCTTAAATGAGGCACAACTTCTGATGTAAAGGCCCTGTCTGCCTACAGTGCACATACAGCTCACACACTGTACCTACAATTTCCACAAAAAGCTTCTGTAAAAGAACCCTTCCCATTTCAGAGTAAGCAAATGATGCAAAGAAACTCCCACTCCCTGATAAAGATgagaaaaagtctgcttcaaaccaggatttttttgctcccactttttttaTTCTTACGTAATGTGAATTGTGTTCACCCGAAACGGgtaaaatgttttatgtaaaaataagaaaaagtgggagcaaaaacACCCTGGTTTGAAGCTAACTTTTTCTAATCTTTATAATCTTCATCATtttgttgtcctgctcccagaTCAGCCTATTTTGGGATTGGATGTCTGGGCTTTAAACTACTCCTTCAACTCCCACCCCTTACCGTGATCCTGCTCCAGGTGGCCGCGGGTCACCGTGAGGTCTAGGGGCCCATCCTCATGTGGCTGCTCAGGGACACTGCAGTGTGCGGAGGTAACAGAGTCCACAGAGAAGCCATTCTTGCCCTCCTGCTGACTCTTGGACGCATACTCAATGGCAAACTGGTGGATCATTTTCCTCATCAGTTCGCGAGCCACATGGGGAATGCTCCCATCACAGCTCCGAGGAGAgtctgggggttgggggttgagtGAAGTgaagaaagagtgagtgaaatTCTGAATAACATTACAGCAGTTAATCTCTTCATATTGCGAGACATTACAGTACATGTAAAATAGAAAGAATTAGTCAAAATCAATAGGAATTTAGTAAACTTGACTTCATACTGCTACGAACTTTAGGTGCAtgatgaccagggctctaaattaacacacgccaacacgccaaacacgggtgaaaattaattttggctagtagacaaaaatacctacccgccaatttggctagtagcgcccgagtacagtaacttatgaacggtaaaccgctgctctgacgaacgttatacggcgagatttcctacattacccatgggcactagcgtcacgaggtagactcccaccgtgggctttccagtgcatcgagcgtcgactccatgctgttgcgcgcgccaggattgaaaacatttcagacgaccagccttctgtcagctaagctgcgctcacactattctgacaggcagctctcctcctatgctctcgtcgctttcgctacaacctttttaacgtcactactgttattattactatatgaaccttgctgtaacaggctgcattttttaagcagcgagaccctgaccgtttcaataacaggacttacgcagattatgcatagcgctacttctgttttctgcgagtgatgagaatgtggcgggggttagagcaaggttctgtgtttggtgaatgctagtagtaattgtaaatagtgacgttaaaaatgagtggttgtggaacgaaatagcgaccagggcagaggaggagagccgactgtcagagtagtgtgaccgtagctgtcagttcagttgtcttctgaaatgttcagagtcctggcgcaactaagttggaaagcccacgccatcgaaaagaaaaaaaaagcaaccaacgacgaagctgtggaagtaacaaaggaagcgaagattcccgagatattatttacttttaattaaactaggcttcttgtcattttgctgcgcatggtagagaagagctcctcctctctcctctccttccttggggtgtgcgtatgtgaggttttgtagtgtttggctgtgtgcttggtcactgtaggcctatgttaaaggtctgttatgtgagtggcttgtgtgatgtgattcagctgctttcagaggaattgaacaaaaactaatcaaattaattaggcctaagtaatgaaagtaaaaaataaagcagaagttaaaaaataatgaaaaaatatatagcctataatatgcttattatgtaggcatatagtagcctatgcaggcctatagtgtatctgtgttgtagaaacagttggacaaaatgaccatttaattagaaaaaaaaaaactagcctaatgcatagtttattttggcgagattaaaaaatggctagttgaacttctgtttggctggtaagaaaaaatgtccactagccaaattggctggtggtggaaaaagttaatttagagccctgatgatgACCAAACGGCTCTTTGACAACTAAATGGAGTGCACATAAAAACTAAACTGCCACGGTTTCATATAATATTTACATTTTTGCCATGAAGATAGTCACATATCTCTGATACAGGCTAACCCACCAACATCTTGAGTAGCAAATGTTCTCTAGAAAATACTGGTGTCCATATTTCCCTCTAGGATGGCACGGCAACAAACTTAAGTTGAAAGCCTGTGCATAGGGCAAAACACCTTACAATGTACAACTATAATGTGCCAGTTCCAATTTTGTTCATGTATGCTTTGTGCTCAGAATCCAGGggtgcgtagttgttagccagttagaaacttgggtatttgccaatgggaaattgcaaacaacaaagtaactaacagttcacaactatggttttgagaaaagcACCCCATTAAAGCAAAGAACATCAAACCTCTCAACGCAGACACTGATTAGACCTCCAAAGGCCACAGACAAAACTACATTAAAAGGTTTAGTCTACTCCACATGCAAAGCCTTGAAAATGCAATGTTAAGATGGGCACCTTTCTTGCAAAAGACTGTGTTGAGGAATCGGTCTGCTTGGCACTGGACTTTCTCAGTGTTGGACTGGCCCTGAGGTGGAGGTGTGTCTGGACAGGGGGGGGACTGAGGAGAGGCAACTGTGGGATTATGGTCCTGTTGAGAAGAGGCAAAGAGTTCATTTCGGCAGTTGAAACTCCACCATTTTTAATACTTTAAATTGCGTTTTGAGTTTCATTcagcaataaaataaaatgcaaacaaACTTACACTTAGTTTTTCAAGATGAAGATTGCAAAACGAACATCTTGCATCTTCTGACCAATCATCTATATCTTCTGGTTCACagtctgtaaaacacacacacacacacacacacacacacacacacacacacacacacacacacacacacacacacacattcagttagTGTGGGTGCTTTCCCTTTTCAAAGACAGAACAATGTAATTGCATATCATACTCTAGGACAGGATGCAAGATACAGCACAACATGAAATGCAGATAGAAAACAGAACGAGTATTTGTCATCTTAAACAAAAAAATTGACTCACCTTCAAAAATACTTAGATCTCTGAGCAACATTGGTCCATAAATTCCTTCCAGTATGCTTTCAAATCCTAGAAGTGTACAAGGGACAGTTATTTGAACAAAGGGGAATCATATTTCAATGAGCATACAGTTTGCTGCAAAGATAATTCATGGTTTGAACTTGATGGCCGTCAATGCATTTATACATCCTTCAGATAAGCTTTTGCAGAATCCACAAGGTGCAAAAGCCACCAAatgattgttgttgttgggttttttgtgtgcaataCAAGCTGACTGGAATTTGCACTTCACGTTAGCACCATTCATGCTTTATTTGCGTTTCCTCTGAAAATGTAATGCGACGACTTCATATCTGACCTTCGACGGGAAAATGCAGTTAACGCCTTAATAATTCGCTTGTCGATAGGTCACGCGGCAGAACTGAATCGCAATTTGGCCAACCAGAACACAACCGATATGTGACCGCCCGGATAAAGGCACGCAAACAGTACTTATATTGTATCGTACATGCATTGCAAATAATCGTCGCGCACATGCTTACTTTATGCCCAAATTGTCGATATAAAAACTATTTATATATTGGTATGAGGCATGGATGGATGTGTTCGGACTGACATTGCCGCCACATTTGGAGGAGTGTTTACAATATGAATCCGACCAAAACATCCAACGTATTCGGTGTAATGGCATTCACTGACATTCTGTCTGACTAACATCATCACCTCTGAAATCAATGCAAGATGTATTGCAAAAACATTTGCTAGTTTGACTAGGGTCTCAGTGTTGACAAGCCAGCTTTTGTTATTCAGCCATAATCCCTAGACCTATACTGGGTTCACTGGCTGCTGTGCAGCGTTCTTTCCAATGCTGTAATCTGTCATCCAAATTCAAGTTTCGAAGTTGACGTTAGGTTAGCTAATGTTGGGTAGATTGAATTACCTTTTGTGTTACCGGACAGCAGGAGAAACCCGCATACAACAATCTGCTGACCGGCTAATATTACGCAAAAAAATAACAACAGGCGAACATAAGCGCGCAAGACATGCCACGCGTTCA
This genomic interval from Engraulis encrasicolus isolate BLACKSEA-1 chromosome 16, IST_EnEncr_1.0, whole genome shotgun sequence contains the following:
- the lcorl gene encoding ligand-dependent nuclear receptor corepressor-like protein isoform X5 — translated: MATQCRSSKCTAERKGFRRELDSWRHKLIHCVGFESILEGIYGPMLLRDLSIFEDCEPEDIDDWSEDARCSFCNLHLEKLSDHNPTVASPQSPPCPDTPPPQGQSNTEKVQCQADRFLNTVFCKKDSPRSCDGSIPHVARELMRKMIHQFAIEYASKSQQEGKNGFSVDSVTSAHCSVPEQPHEDGPLDLTVTRGHLEQDHADGVLDLSRKKMGGSSNASSPKTSGRLQKEREDYLERSSEFSEGLLSKALKDVQSGSLDIQKAAILYGIPQRTLLLQLEALAYEGTGVFRSLGQDSSLDGAMWQSREARLVLQRVAAWARAQSTRNDLGKISVENAEFRLPAATSYLHQLTLQKMVSQLRDKNESLFVSDTPTPPHSPAALQIKIPQVRHGAQPKPQVDMADAVYQTSKASATADSSAMYHKLKTILPKQAQLEYPPALLQSGLDSCLLQADLPPVLCLQGNRNTKGVGSMEDAEDAADRRDKQPRKKRGRYRQYDHDILEEAITMVMSGKMSVSKAQGVYGVPHSTLEYKVKERTGTLKTPPKKKLRSLEQGQMGAANSGMTPTSRHF
- the lcorl gene encoding ligand-dependent nuclear receptor corepressor-like protein isoform X6, which produces MATQCRSSKCTAERKGFRRELDSWRHKLIHCVGFESILEGIYGPMLLRDLSIFEDCEPEDIDDWSEDARCSFCNLHLEKLSDHNPTVASPQSPPCPDTPPPQGQSNTEKVQCQADRFLNTVFCKKDSPRSCDGSIPHVARELMRKMIHQFAIEYASKSQQEGKNGFSVDSVTSAHCSVPEQPHEDGPLDLTVTRGHLEQDHDGVLDLSRKKMGGSSNASSPKTSGRLQKEREDYLERSSEFSEGLLSKALKDVQSGSLDIQKAAILYGIPQRTLLLQLEALAYEGTGVFRSLGQDSSLDGAMWQSREARLVLQRVAAWARAQSTRNDLGKISVENAEFRLPAATSYLHQLTLQKMVSQLRDKNESLFVSDTPTPPHSPAALQIKIPQVRHGAQPKPQVDMADAVYQTSKASATADSSAMYHKLKTILPKQAQLEYPPALLQSGLDSCLLQADLPPVLCLQGNRNTKGVGSMEDAEDAADRRDKQPRKKRGRYRQYDHDILEEAITMVMSGKMSVSKAQGVYGVPHSTLEYKVKERTGTLKTPPKKKLRSLEQGQMGAANSGMTPTSRHF